The genomic interval ggagggggtgggtgagttttttttttggggggggggaggacatcCGGCTGCGTCTggctggcggcgggggccgggggagggTGTAGCCGCCGTTACGCCGCTGCTGAGGCGGGAAGCGGAGCGGGCTGCTAAGGCggctggcggggtgggggggggggggagtgtcgtCGCCGAAGGGCGTCGGCTTGATGGCGTGAAGGGCGAAGAAACGGCAGGGCCGCGCTGGGGGGAAGGAGGCGGGTTTGGGGCAGGGGTGTTTTGCGGCTGGACGCAGCGCAGAGAACCTCGAAGGCCGCTGCTGGCCGGGAGCGCCGCGGGCGTTTTGGCAAGGCGCAGCGTTTTACCTGCAGACTAGGGAACAAACGTCGCTGTTGACATCAGCGGCGTAAATTCCTGAGCGTGGCAGGAGGCAAAAAAAAGCGTGGACCTTGCgaaatacattaaaacaaaagccaaaatgcttttctttcccccagaCCTATAAATAAAAAGAGCAGATAAAAAGAAGCCAGGCTGTTGAGGGCTGAGGATGGAATAAAGGTAGAAAATAACCCAGGTTCCCTTCAGAAATTAAAAGCTGCTTTGCCCGAGATTTCTTAGAGGAGGTGGAGGATActgagaaagagagcaaaagcagGGTAGCTAATGGGGATGAGAATACAGATGTGGAAATCACCCCACCCAAGACACACGCAAAGCCTCCAAATCTAAAACTTCTCAGGGCAGAGGCCTGGATGTTCTCCACTCTTGATTTCAAATTTCCTCTAGCAAAAACTTTAAATAAATCTGCTAAGAATGACTTTCTGATTGGAGAAGAGCAAGCGTATTTATGTCGAGAGAGAAGAACAAGTGTATTTgcaaaggaggagaagagcacTCAAGAAGATAGTCCTGTCAGTTTAATCTCCGTATTATGCCGGCCTTGAGAACGtgttttggaaacaaaacaaaatcttagcACAAAAAAGTGAGATTGTTGTGTTGAAAGGTACTGGTGATGTAAGGCTGGAGGTTGACATAAGTATGGAAAAGGACGGAAGCCTTATACAAGAGGGAGCTGGGCGGACTGCTGCAGTAGAACAAGACAGAAGGTAGTCACTCATGCAAGGTCGTGCAGCTGGGGATTGGTAACAGTAACTTTTTCTGTGAAGTGATCACTTACGGTTTTCAAATAATGATGAGGAGAGAGAGCTGGGTGCATTACGCAGTAATGATATGGCTGTTTGCCACCAAAGTGGTTTGATAGCAGGGTAGACCAGCCTAATTCTAGGCAGTGCATGtcccagagaaagaaaataacgtCACTTCTGAAGGCAGTGGTGAGACCTCCGCTAGATCGTTAGTCTCTTGTGCTACGGAAGATAAATGAAGAAAGCGGTGTGGGTGAGGAGATGGAAGTCCGTGGCATGAAAGGAAGATTAAAAGAGCAAGCAGTTTGTTTAAGCTAGTGAAAGGAAGGTTGAGACAAGCTGTAGTTTCCCTCTAGAAATATTTTGGGGAACGTGAGTTGGCAATTTAACCTAAGGGACAGTGGACACACAAGAACTAATGAGGAAGAACTGGCCATATTCATGAGTAATTAAGTGGGTAGGTTCAGTTGGAAAGTAGAAGGAGGTTCCTAAATATCGGAGCAGTGAGATTTTAGTTAGGATTAGCAGGGACCAAAAAACTAGTTTTAAATGAGATGTTACTCATTTGGTGAAGGTGATTGTAGGATGTCAGGCCTGTGATAGCTGAGGACTGGATGGTGTGTCTGAAAGCTCCTTTCAGTCCCACGTTTGTAAATGTGACAGTTATAGTTGTGTCTGTTTATGTGTCTGCAATTAAAAACTTATTAAGCTCCTGAAAATAGGCaaaaccaggaggagagagaataaAGTTAATAAATGGAGATTCTTCCACAGGATTTTCAAAACCCACCacaattatttatatttcatttcaggaACTAGAGAAttctttagctgttttttttattttgttttgtttttgcaatcacttttttcctttttttttttgtgttaataTTTTATCTCTCCTACTTTATGAAAGACTCCCTCCACTCATACAAAGATAGCTGATTGCTTTGTGTGTTTTATGCTCCTGTGTGTATAAACAAACAGAAGTTGAAAATTTGAAATCATTATTACTGTGGTAATAAGGAAAAGTATGGCTAATGTAGCATACTTGGATTATTGAAAATGATATAGCTACTGATCTCTGATGTGGATCCTCAGACAGAAAGTCAGCAGCAGGTAAAATAGCATATCATAAATGCAACCTTGAAGTGCATTTTTATCCTACTACTGTTTGTTGTGTGTCCAGATGAGAATGTATTTCACAAGGATAAGGACGCCTCATAAATAAACTTATGATATTCAAAATAACCCACTACATGCATAATGAAAACACACCTAAGACTATCATGTCCATTTATCAAATCTGAGGAATAAATGCAGAAGCAAATAAAGTAATATTAGTTATATCTGAGACCCGTGTGTGACAGATAACTATAAAAAGGGTATACTGGTTGTGCAGTATGTCAAACTGCAATACCAGGGCTAGCAGCTTGATGTTGACTGGCTTGATAAAGACCTTGTTCCTAagggtgtggatttttttttttaatctcacagGGTTTATGAAAGATTCTGTAGGAAATTTTGTATCACctgaaataatttcttaattttcttactgCAGGTCCTGTCCGGCTGTGGTGTCTATGATGGCACAGAAATTCATGAGGCCTCAGCGTAAGTTGCTTTCTGTAACTGGCCACCAAAAGTACCTACCTGCTTTACGTTAGAACGCTCTGAATTCAATTCTGCTTTCCGTGGGCTGTCAAAATTACCCTGACAGATTTGTGATGGTTTTTCTTCATCAGCCCATGAAGCTTCACGGTTTTCTCACAGCTTGATGAGAAATCAGGCTGCTTCCTTGCAGTACACAAGGACTGTCCAAAGATCCAGCACTTCATATGCAATGCCAGAGCAGTAAGTTTGAGAGAGAGTGTCGTTCCTTCGGGAACAGCAATTCAGTTTTCCAGAAACAAGCTTAAGCAAGATAAATAGGGACTTAATCACCTTGAGCTTTCATTCCTGGTCCTCAATCAAATGCCAGAATTGTTAATATTCAAGCTGAATTATTAATTCAATTCAATTCTtagtatttatttctaaaagatatTTGACATAGACCTAGGTTAAATATTCACCTAGGTGTGCTACTTGTGGGACTCTTCTGTAAGCCTGAGGTCTtgcaattagaaagaaaatttttattgTTCCTTGTATAAGAGCACTGAATGATAAAAGTTGTTGTCACTAGCTTGTCTGTCCTGTCCCTGCCTCcagattgactttttttttttttttttttttttttgctctgaactCGAGTGTTATATAGAATGATTTTGCTGCTTCATGCTCAGTATGTTTTGGTAAGAGTGGGAttatttcctccccttttttcaaAATTTGGTGGAATATTTCTAGCAAGACTTAGGGGCCAGATAAAGCCTCTCTTCTAAGGTTCTCAGCGTGTTTTATCTCTGGTTTTGTAGCATACTGGTACACCTTAGTCGTGGGGGAGCTGAGGTTCAGATGTATGCTCCAGATGTTCCTCAGATGCATGTCATTGACCACAGTAAAGGGCAGCCAGCTGAAGCTGAGTCAAGGTAAGAACCGTGCTTAATCTGTTCTGTGACTCTTGGGTCTCGGTCTCATACAAGCTAGGAGTTCTTCAGACGTAGCATCCTATAGGTGATCTTGTAGCACTTGCTGACTGGGTTTTATGTAAGCTGGCATTTTGTTGGGAGAGAAGGGCTTGAAGGCCTTTTCTGGAGATGACTGTATGCTATTACTATATCCCAATGCCTTCATTTTCCAGTAGCAGTGTTCTAGAAGCAGCTAGAGCTTCAATTATGTGGTGCCACTGTTCGTCTTGCTTCTTCCACCGCTGACTTCCCAGCCaaatctttctttttgctctgttgTGCACAAATGCTTCATTTGTCTCATTGTTTAATTTCTGGTTCTTCAAGGAATGTTTTAGTGGAATCTGCAAGGATTGCTCGTGGTAAAATCACAAGCCTGGCTAAACTTACTACAACAGACCATGATGCTGTGATATTTCCTGGTGGATTTGGAGCTGCTAAAAACTTGTGAGTGCAAGTAAATATTGGACTCCTTCCTTATGACTCACACGCTAAAAACAGCAAGCAATAAATGGCTTTCTCTAGTACATATGTAACCCTACCTAATTTACTAAGGAAAACTCCTTTCAAAGTGTTGGAATTAAGTGTTCAATGTCATTCATGTTGGTTTCCAGTTCTATTTCTTATTGGCACTGTCGCATTTTAAGTTTTCCCAATGACATTGGTCAGAGTTTTAGAGCTTAGATAATGCATAAAAAGTCATTTTCTCCCTACCCTTGGGCTGTGGTGGTTGTTTGGGGGTCTTACTGAGGAGTGCAAAGGTAAAACTTTGTAAGTTTTGGGTATTCCtggtattttccttctgtttcttcataTCCAAAGTGCCTGGCTTCCAAAAAGTCCTGTCTTGCTTTAATAACAGTAGAACAATGACTGGCTCAAAAAAAAAGTGCCATGTGTTAGCCAAGTGGAAATCATGTGTTAACGTTCTGATTGTCTTGTTACTGACCTGTCCTTTCGTTGGCTTTGAAAAGCCTTTCCTGCTCTCTTTGCGTGTTTTTGGTCCCTGATAAAATTGCCGTTCTGCTTCTGAGTAATCTTAGAAAGCTGATTTGATAATGCTTATTTCTACATATTTATCTTAAGTAAGGAGCTTTTTGACATACTAGAGCCTTAGAAGAGCGTCACTTTCACTTAAGTAGTGCTGGTCTCCTACAGCATTTTTCAGCGGCCTCttagaagctgctgcttttgtgatgGCCCTTGAGAGCCAGTCTCGGGGCTGGTAGGCATCTCTGTTTGTACGTTTGTGCTGAGGTATGTATAAAGTTTCTCCTTGTGGCAGATCTACCTTTGCTGTTGATGGGAAAGATTGCAAGGTGAATAGCGAAGTTGAACGTGTCTTGAAAGACTTCCACAAAGCAGGCAAACCTATTGGGTACGTATATAAATTGTAGAGGGGCATTTATTTGATAGTGTGAATGTGGAGACAAAGTATGTCATGTGGAAATGTACAGCTGTTAGTGCTGGAACTAGAAAAGAAATGTTCAGTTTCAGAAATGTTCAGTATCTAAAGTGTTTTTCaagatgtgtgtgtgtaggtgtttGTGAAAGATGAAGCTAAGAACATGTTGAGCAGAAGTTGCCTTTTGATGTCTTTCAGATTTGTAAGAGCATGTGCCTTTGCATCCTTTCAGTTATGACTAGGTTTTGAAAGAGTGCCATCATGGAATCTCTcttttataattcttttttttaacagtctTTGCTGCATTTCACCAGTGCTGGCAGCAAAGGTTCTCTCTGGTGCTGAGGTAACTGTGGGGCATGAAGAAGAGGAAGGTGGCAAGTGGCCTTATGCTGGAACTGCAGGAGCCATTAAAGAACTGGGAGGAAAGCACTGTGTCAAAGAAGTAACTATATCCTTTCCCATGAATTTCCATGCTGAGAGACAACTTAGTAGTGTGTTATTACAGTAGTAAATACATACAGGATCTGTGCTTTTCCACTTAGTGTTTAGTGGGAATATATAGTGTATATAGCATGTGATATGGTGCATGATTTGGCAACGTTGTTTCCCTCACGCAGCTGCACAGTTAGAAGTAGTGCTCAGCTGTTTCCGTAGGACACCTTTGGACACCCAGTAACACAGGCAGGCCGGAAATGCTGGGTGAATTTGCACATAAAACTGGCATGAGTCACAAGTGGTCAGTTTTCTttgagacttttttctttctccaaaggctAAAGCTATGATCAAACAAACTGTACAGTTTCCTTACAAGCAGTAAGTTTCCCAAGTTTTCTTGCGTTTCTGAATAACGTTATTCCCACAGATTGCTCTTGCAGTGTTTGTATTTCTGGCAAAATAACTTTCAATATTTCAGATTATAGGTTGCAGCTGTTTTTTCAGCTGGACAGTGATATATTTGGAGGTGCGTATTTAAGGGGTAGTAGAATGGTAAGGTTTTGTCAATGGCAATATATTTTGCGGATAGCATCTGCGAGTGAGGCATAGACTGTGTTTTCCTTAACTCCTCTTTACGAAGCTCACGTGGATGCAAAGAACAAGGTGGTAACTACCCCAGCATTCATGTGTGAAACAGAATTACATAACATCTTTGATGGCATTGGAGCCATGGTAAAAAATGTGCTAAAATTAACTGGCAAGTAAAGTGACTATTTCTAAAAGTAAAACTCTAGAAATGTTTGAATTTAGGGTATAGTATCAAAAAAATGGACCAATGGAAACATTTTCACCTGCTTTTCCTGTTCACGCTCTCATAAGTGCTGATATGAAACTGATTCTTTCCCAGCTGTGGGAATTTCCAAGTGCTTTCCAGGAGAGGGGCCTGCAGAACGGCTCGCAGAATATAAGCAGTCTGGCCTGAGACACAGAGCGTTTCCTTGAGCTTTTTCAGCTGgagagagctgtgtggatgtgtTCGGAAACCGTTCATCACATGGCGCAAGGTCAAATCATTTCCATGAGGGCAAAAAAAGAGTAAAGGCCTTTCCAAAGCTGAGGGCAGATGTGTTGTAGGGACACAGTAGGGGGAGTGGCGGTGTATCTAGTGGGCTAAGAATGGGAATAGAGAAGAAATAGTGCGTGGTTCATGGTTCAGGCAACTGGGCCCGTATCTGTGAACTAAAAGCCAGAATCAACTGTGGTGTAGCCAAGGGAACAGACATCTTCCACATCCTCATGTTACCTCAACATTATTTAAAACATCTGTgttctatttttccattttaaggaaCTCATTTCCGCAGAGGAGCCATACTGAATATTATCAGCAGGATACATCTTATGTGTCACAATACTAGCATTTGGAAAAATCCATTGGCCCATTATAGCTAAAAAAGGACttgaaatgaaagagagaataaTCCGCTGATGTGACGCACAATTTTGTAAGATAATGTCCATGTTAAAGTAGTTGCATGGTTAGCAGTGGACAAAAAACAAATCTCAAGTTATCCTCACTTTCCTCACTTTAGGGTGATAAAGCTTTCTCCAAAGAAATATTGAATGTGTGAAAGAATGatgtataaataaattaatttctgcCTTTATCTCATCCTTGTCGCTTCAGTTGTGTTTGATAACTGCCTCTGATAACTCCTGCTGGTTGATATATTCTAGCAGTTCTTCAGGACTCTTTTTCTTTACACTTCCTCTCtttttgtctgctgtttttcagttctcatcatttttgaagaatttttccTGTATAGAGTCCAGCTGagttccctttctcctcctccaagtTATTTGTTACCTTTCTATTCAGCAGCAAGCaacatttctgaaattaaaaataattaaattggtACTCCTTATACATCTTTTCAACAGCTGGTGTCATAAGCCAGATATCTTGCCCTCGGTTGGCTAAACCACCACAATTTACACCGTATGCACGAAGCCAGTTTTCAAGAATCTCAAATCTTCTGTTGTACTGTCATTCCTTGGAAGGTTGTAATATGGACTGGGAGAGTTTGTGGTTTTCTTGTTGCCAGCTTATGCTCTCTTACTTTGGTTACTGTGTGACATACGAATGCAGTAAAAATATTATGGTTATTTTCTCATCCCCCCTGCTTCCCATGGTAAGAAAGCTAAACAGCTTTTGATGTGGCCACTGAACTACTCTCTACTTACTTACTATACCAAATGCTATATTAAAGCTCTTGTTACATGGCAGATGCTAAAGGGAACCTCTGCTTTTAAGGGACAGCTGCgtatttcaaaaattaaacatATGGGCCTCAGATTGGCCTGAAATACTGTAAATGCTGTCTATAGCTGGAGGCTCACTAGAGGTTTGAAATGTGTTTATTAGGGGGAACAGAGAGGAGGAATGAAGCTTAAATACGAATAGTGAGAATTCTCAGCTTGCCTAATCTGTGTTGCTGGGAGAACGGTTTTAGATTCTGGAGCCTCTTAgcaagtgatttatttttgtcACTAAAAAAATTATCTGTTGGGCTTTGGAAGATTTGAAGTTGAAGTCAAGGGTGGACACTTTTCCTTTTCAGGACTTTCATAGAGATCCTGGCTAGCATTCTGTCTTGTGGAGATCATGAACTCAACTGTGGTTATGAACAAATCCTGCACGTAAAACAAGTAATCACAGTGGCAGACATGGTTCATAAAATGCCAATGCCAATGCTCTGCCAATGTATAATTAAGTGCAAATAAAGACTTTCTTTTGTGGGATTTGTTTGTACATTAATGGATATTTGTGGTATCAGTTTTATACATGGAGTCCTGGCAGGATGTGGGAGAGGTCTGAATGTCATAGCAAATATTCAGATCTTGTTTGAATCAAATAGAGAACTTTCAGTATCCTATGTATAAAATGTACAGAAGACAtgccttttaaaaagtcattacatCAGCGGGACTTTTAAAAGAAGCTTAGTAACATCAGGAATTTCTACAAACAGATGGAATGAAACCCCTGGAGTAGAACCGTGTTAACACTGATGCCCTTGTTAACAGTAACGTTATCTGCTGTGAGAGTGATTTAAACTGAGCTGAACTCGCCtacccctttctttcccttcccctcggGTGCTCAGAGTTCAATCTTCCTGTTGGCTCCCCTCAGCATGACAAGGCTGTTTGCCTAGGTAGGTCTCATGTCTAAAGTTCCTAGTAAGGGCAGCTGTGGTGATGTAaagttttcctattttcttgCTTAGGTTCAGGGGTCCTgagaataagagatttttttaatagtagctACCATCACGCCATGTCAAGTTGTTGCAAGCTGGCAGGAAGATCATCTAGATGTTGCCTCTTTTTACAATCCTCTGAGATTCTTTCTTGAATCCAGATACCAAAATAATGAAGACCACTAACAGTCCAATGAGTCCCTTTCTAAGCAGATGCAATGTTGGTCATGACGATCCCTGTCTCGGTGACTTCCAGGCTGGAATATCCCACTGTCTTATGCTAAGGATCAAGTGTACAAATCGAAAAGTTCACCTAGTTTGGCATGACAGCTAAATAACACAAGAGTTACCAGCTAAATAATAACAGCTAAATCATATGAGAGCATAGTTTGCTCTAAAGTGGTAGTCTCGAAGACTGTCTGAGGTTTAGGACTGTGAGTTGTAACTGGAGTACCTAAGGAACCAGCTCCTGCTCAGTGCCTGAAACTTTTCAAGGTGGTTCATAGGAAAAATGGGTACCCAAAGAGTGTCAGTGCTGGGAGCTTAGGCATTTGGTAGGGACAGGACAGACTGCTGTATCGTGAAGAAACCAgaggcaaaatattatttttagtaaTGGTCAGGTTTTAGAGCATCCTTctacccttcctttttttttgccatccGGATAATGTTTTTTACGGGAGAAAGAACCATGCACCAGAattaacctttctttttcttttatttgtgagATGTTCTGATTCCAGAGTGATGTTCTGAACACAAACCTTCAatacacaggttttttttaaggtttaatattaataaaagatCACCTAACTTTGGTTAAGAAAGTTCTAAGACCATCTTCTTGGTTTTCAGCCAGCGTAAATTTGAAGGGAAATTCCATGTGTGTGTGGAGATTAATAGAAACATTTGTCTGCCACTTTTggattttcccttccttttctatgGCTGTTTGGAGCTGCTAAAGGGTTTGCTAGTTTCAGCCAAGTGGACAGAAGTTTGATTAATGTGTTTCGTTAAATGCCATCAGAAATAAGAAGTGAAAGAATATGTCCTTTTTTGAGCCTCCATGAGGAGGCATGTTGTGTTTGGCTTATGGACCCTATGATTTTTGATGTGCAGAAAGCATTTAAGAGCCTTATGTTACTGAAATGGAGTGGTAATAATTGCTTCTCCTGCTTGCAGTGGTTTTCTAGTGATGTGATGGGGTTAATTGTGGCAGGGAGGAGTTGTTAGCTTTTATCAATTGTGTTTCTGCCTAATCCATTTTGCCCTCACTGATGATACAGGCATGAAATGTTTTATGAAATGTTTCTCTGCAGAATGTTGCAATGACTTGTTTCATGGATGAGTTTGATAAGGGtccttttttcttgtaaaagcagaaatgggAGTGGGGTTTGTGATGCCGTTTTAGTTTTTTGCTTTTGGCTAGAAGAGACAATCTTTTGCATGAACCAAGTACCAGCAGGGGGCACTTTGTGAACAATGTTCTGTGCAGGTTTTCGCTTCCTTTTCAGGCACAGTATTCCAGCTGTTTTATATATAATGTTTTTGCGTTGACATTTTGGACACACAGAAGGAAATCAAGGAGGTATTGCTTCCCACTGGTTTAGCAAAAGTAAATAGAAGTTCAGTGCCATCTTAATGAATGCATTTGTTCAGCTGTCTCGCAAAGACTTGTTTCTTCAACACTCTGAACTCTTATTTATCCACATGAAAGGGTAGTATAAAGCAGACTTACATGTAAAACCTTCCCTTGATATAACTAtcactgaaaaaaagaggaaaaatgtaatATAAAGCCATAAAAGTGTACAgtgccctcccccttttttgtttaaacaataGTGCTGTCATAATTGAGATGACCTAAGTGCAAAGTTTGCAGACAGAGACTTTCATCAGGCCGACTAATACTACTGGAAGAAAATGAACTGTTTCTTCAAGGGTTTATGTGTTTACAAACTATCAGTTTATGTgggggtgtgtgtctgtgtatatatctatatgtatatctatatgtattttttaatttttattcattaaGAATGGCAGTTTAAATAATCCTCCACCTGCAAATAATTGAGAGCTGCATTCCAAGGCTTGAGTCTTTGGTTTAGGctgtctttcttcttccctcccacaGCTTGCAGTGGCTGAGAGAGAGCCTATTTGTTATATGAGTCAGCCTTAGCCCTCAGCAATATAAAGGAACTACTATTTGGCCATCTTTTCCAAGATGATTTCAGTGGTGGTCAGAATCTCTCAGGCAATAGACAGTGAGATAGGGGAAGAAAAGGGACTAAACTTGGACAATTTCAAAAGTTGAAACAGAAGTTCAACAAGGATTGCGTTACCCATAGTAACataatttccttctgcttgtCTGAAAAATAATCATCTTCCTGTCTATTTTCAATACTCTTGAGTTCTGTTGGTTAAATTGCTGAGTGGCATGCTATGTGAATGACTGACTGCAGCCTTAGCTGAAATAACGGTGGAAATTCTGCACCAAAGCTTATTGCATTCATGTCTTGCTGGTGATCTATCATCTGGTCCGCTTCTCCCACAGCATGTAGACCTGAAAGGTGCTCAGTGAAAACCATTAACTAGTAAAACTAGACTTGCTGTAAAATTAGACAAATACAAGATGAGCACACAAACTTTTTGCTTCTGTCTTACTAGCATCACTGTCAagcatgaaaaaataaacttACTTTTTCTGCCATCCTTTTTCAAGAATAACGCACAAGGATCCCTTTTAAGAATTTCCATCCTGTGGCAGATGATCAGCCTGTGCCCTTGCCGTATGCAATCTATAGGTGCAGGCCATCAATGTACTGCGAGAGAAGTAGAGATTCCATCTTCTTAAACGCGCAAATTGTTTTGGTGCTCCTTAGTTTTTAAAGCTAGCCTTAGTTCATTTTGAAACTCTTGAGACCACAAGAACCATGTGCTGCTCACCTTCTGCACGTTAAGTGTACTTTGAGACATTTGCTTAGTGGGTGATCACCTAGGCAAAGAAAGTAAAAGTCATTCAAACCTTCCCCTGCAGTCTCAGAAGAAAGATGAGTGGTGGTATTATGTTATCACTGGGAATGGCTTTAACTACAACTTTGTGAAAATATAATGAACGAGGATATGtaagcatcccaaatgccattgcAAATCTAAGTCATAAAAAGTAGTGTTGTAAGGGGCATCCAGAGGTCACCCAGTCGGTCTTTTCCCACCCGTTATCCCTCTTGCCTCCATCTGCTCACATGCTTACTATGATTCACGTCAGTTTGCAAAGGCAGGAAGAATCACTTCTAGTGGTGGGAAAGGCTCAGGACTGAGGGAACTGGGCCTTCCTCATAAGCACCAGCCAGCGCAGTGCCTGCTCTTGTGCGCATGACTAGCCTGTCCTTTTGTGGCTGTCCCTCTCTGCAGCAGTGCGGCTGTGTTCCAGCCCTGCGTGCCTGCATAAAGGTAGTTAAGCAGGTATTCATCTTCTCGCCCAAGAACCTTTTGCGCATGTGTAGTCACACAGCTTGCACCTGTGATTGGAGGTGCTTGCTTTGTTTGCATTCCTCAACACCTTTTGGAAAGTGGATGGTTTTTAAGCAGTTATAAGGAGATATGAGGAATCGTATTGTCCTTGAGATGAACATCGGCAGCTCAGACTTTTGGGACTGGAGCAGACAGACCTGTACAGATCCTACTTTTGAAATTTTTGATTGCACAGGGAGCCTGTCAAACTCTAAGAACACCTGGAATACAAATAAAGAACTGTTAGATATTGTACCAAGTGATTattctcatcattttttttttcagaatgtaaggctttatttttaactaactcttctgttttgaaaagtaCATATAATGAGACAAAGAGTGTTCGGAGGGTGGGACAAAGGAGGCAATCACGGTAGGCATGTATTTTCGTATTCAAATCTTTCTGTTAAACGGGTCCCCAGCTGCTACACTACGCTGCTCTGTCACCAGGACAGCCTGGGTACCAACTGAGCTTCACTGCTGCAGCAACGCATGCTGCATGTGGCATTTTGTCTGTTTTCCTCACCGTGGTGAAAGGGCCACTTGCCAATGAAAGTCAAATATAACAATCATCTCCTTTACCTCAGTGGGTACTATTTTAAGCACTGTTTTATTCAGTTCCTTTCTTTGCAGAAACAACCCTTTCCTTTGGAAAGAGGATGGAACTGCTTCGAATCACAATGACTCTGTGTGTGTCCTTTTGAGTCACTTTCCTCTGCTCGATGGCACATGCAGAATGACTGCATTGCACTCACTGCTCTTCATGCCAAGCCAGGTGTGCAATTCTCCAGACACTTCTCACTTCTTTAGTAGCGCAGTTGCAGCAGCTCTGGCCTGACACAAAGCTTCTGTACTTTCTCGATGCTGTTGATAAACAGGATCCTTCCAATCTGAACTTTACCCCAGGCCTCTTATGCTACTTGCATTGAACATTTCAAGGAACAAACCAATTTTGTCTTCATGAGTAACAGTTATCATTCCTTGACcagtttttaattacttttttcatCTGAAGGTACCATTTGTAAACAAGAAACGCTGTCACA from Struthio camelus isolate bStrCam1 chromosome 1, bStrCam1.hap1, whole genome shotgun sequence carries:
- the GATD3 gene encoding glutamine amidotransferase-like class 1 domain-containing protein 3, mitochondrial, producing MLAAGGPALWAALRRPAPAGLAALHCSAGRRRAARVAVVLSGCGVYDGTEIHEASAILVHLSRGGAEVQMYAPDVPQMHVIDHSKGQPAEAESRNVLVESARIARGKITSLAKLTTTDHDAVIFPGGFGAAKNLSTFAVDGKDCKVNSEVERVLKDFHKAGKPIGLCCISPVLAAKVLSGAEVTVGHEEEEGGKWPYAGTAGAIKELGGKHCVKEVTEAHVDAKNKVVTTPAFMCETELHNIFDGIGAMVKNVLKLTGK